From the Psychrobacillus sp. FSL K6-4046 genome, one window contains:
- a CDS encoding branched-chain amino acid ABC transporter permease, which yields MKRTSKQFWLFVVLGIAIYAVIQLLIMNGIIDQFYSNTIIVISINIILAVSLHLIIGITGQFSIGHAGFLAIGAYISAIVTMRLELPFFLAIIIGGIVAALAGLIVGIPSLRLKGDYLAIATLGFAEIIRIVFLNIDYVGGASGMQVDHMTTWTTAFICLAITILVIVNFTNSRHGIASISVRENEIAADAMGINTTYYKVAAFAIGSFFAGVAGALYSHNFYIIQPSQFGFLKSFDILIFVVLGGLGSLSGAVLSAILLTVVSTYLQGYPETRMIIYSLVLIIVMLYRPKGLMGTMEITDYFKMWRTPKGGSQYGK from the coding sequence ATGAAGAGAACCTCTAAACAATTTTGGCTATTTGTTGTATTGGGGATAGCCATCTATGCCGTGATACAGCTTCTTATTATGAACGGGATTATAGATCAATTTTATAGTAATACAATTATTGTTATATCTATTAATATTATATTAGCCGTAAGCTTACACCTTATAATTGGGATTACCGGACAATTTTCTATAGGGCATGCAGGCTTCTTAGCAATTGGGGCATATATTTCAGCTATTGTGACAATGAGGCTTGAATTACCATTTTTCTTAGCCATAATAATAGGTGGAATTGTTGCTGCTTTAGCTGGGTTGATCGTTGGCATTCCTAGTCTTCGCTTAAAGGGAGACTACTTAGCGATAGCAACGCTTGGCTTCGCTGAAATTATTCGTATTGTTTTCTTGAATATCGACTATGTTGGTGGAGCTTCCGGTATGCAGGTTGACCATATGACCACATGGACTACAGCATTCATCTGCTTAGCAATTACTATCTTGGTGATTGTCAATTTCACAAATTCAAGACATGGTATTGCCTCCATTTCAGTTAGGGAAAATGAAATTGCTGCAGATGCCATGGGAATAAATACGACTTATTATAAGGTAGCAGCATTTGCAATCGGTTCCTTTTTTGCTGGAGTAGCAGGCGCTCTTTACTCACATAATTTTTATATCATTCAACCAAGTCAATTTGGTTTCTTGAAATCGTTCGACATTTTAATCTTTGTTGTTCTAGGAGGATTAGGGAGCTTATCTGGAGCCGTTTTATCAGCTATCCTATTAACCGTCGTCTCAACGTATCTACAAGGATATCCAGAAACTCGAATGATCATATACAGTCTCGTACTAATCATTGTTATGTTGTATAGACCAAAAGGATTGATGGGGACGATGGAGATTACAGATTACTTTAAAATGTGGAGAACACCAAAAGGGGGCAGTCAATATGGAAAATAG
- a CDS encoding branched-chain amino acid ABC transporter permease yields MEWVQQLINGISLGSIYALIALGYTMVYGIIKLINFAHGDVFMVGSFIGFYSITVFGLGFFPALIISMTVCALFGVLIERIAYKRLRNATRIAALITAIGVSLLIEYGVIYIRGAQSEAYPDFFKKNFELFGVQIGMQSILILSVSVALMIILQYIVHKTKTGKAMRAVSHDTEAAKLMGINVDNTISATFAIGSALAGAAGVIFGVYYTKIDPLMGVIPGVKAFIAAVLGGIGIIPGAMVGGLLLGVIESAVSAIGFSLWRDAAAFVILILILIFRPSGIFGKNAREKV; encoded by the coding sequence ATGGAATGGGTTCAACAGTTGATTAATGGTATTTCACTAGGAAGTATATATGCCTTAATCGCCCTTGGATATACAATGGTTTATGGAATTATTAAGTTAATAAACTTTGCTCATGGCGATGTATTTATGGTAGGTTCTTTCATTGGTTTCTATTCAATTACCGTATTTGGTTTAGGTTTTTTTCCCGCACTTATTATTTCAATGACTGTCTGTGCATTATTTGGTGTTCTAATAGAGCGCATTGCCTATAAACGACTAAGAAATGCTACACGTATAGCGGCTTTAATTACTGCCATAGGGGTTTCTTTACTCATTGAATATGGAGTGATTTATATAAGAGGTGCTCAATCTGAGGCATACCCAGATTTCTTTAAGAAAAACTTTGAACTATTTGGTGTGCAAATAGGTATGCAGTCCATCTTAATATTGTCTGTTTCCGTTGCATTAATGATTATTCTGCAATATATCGTACATAAAACGAAAACAGGAAAGGCAATGAGAGCTGTTTCTCATGACACAGAGGCGGCAAAATTAATGGGTATTAACGTAGACAACACAATTTCCGCAACTTTTGCAATTGGTTCAGCCCTAGCGGGTGCTGCTGGTGTTATTTTTGGAGTTTACTATACAAAGATTGACCCATTAATGGGAGTTATTCCAGGGGTAAAGGCCTTTATAGCAGCAGTATTAGGGGGAATTGGAATTATACCTGGAGCAATGGTAGGAGGTCTACTTTTAGGTGTTATTGAATCTGCTGTAAGTGCAATAGGCTTCTCTTTGTGGAGAGATGCAGCAGCATTTGTCATTCTAATATTAATACTTATCTTTAGACCATCAGGTATTTTTGGCAAAAATGCACGAGAGAAAGTGTAG
- a CDS encoding ABC transporter substrate-binding protein: MHCMKKSKFASLFLASTILIGVLAGCNSEGGSGDGGDTIKIGINLELSGGVASYGQSEDKAIDLAVEEINDDGGIDGKKIELVKVDNKSDAGEATSGAIKLITKDKVVAIIGAATSGNTVAQVEVAGKNKVPLISPSGTSTTVTVTDKGKLNEFAFRTAFIDPFQGTVAANFAANELKVKNVAIYADNSSDYAKGLAASFKKDFEAAGGKIVAQESYVAKDTDFRSTLTSLKSKNPDFIFIPGYYEEVGLIVKQAREMGITVPLMGADGWDSPDIVDLAGADALNNTYIITAYSSEDPDGKAKAFSDKFNEKYGEAPNSFHALGYDTVYLLKDAIERADSTDGTKIKEALEATDNLDLVTGLYSMDENHHPVKSATIIEFVDGEQVFNTKVNP; encoded by the coding sequence ATGCATTGTATGAAAAAATCAAAGTTTGCTTCATTATTCCTAGCCTCGACCATTCTCATTGGAGTTTTGGCAGGTTGCAATAGTGAAGGCGGTTCAGGGGATGGCGGAGATACGATTAAAATTGGTATTAATCTTGAGCTATCTGGTGGAGTTGCTTCCTACGGACAATCAGAAGATAAAGCAATTGATCTGGCTGTAGAGGAAATTAATGATGATGGTGGTATTGACGGGAAGAAAATCGAACTTGTAAAAGTAGATAATAAATCGGATGCTGGTGAAGCCACCAGTGGAGCAATTAAGCTTATTACAAAAGATAAAGTAGTCGCTATCATTGGAGCTGCAACTAGTGGTAACACTGTAGCTCAAGTAGAAGTTGCTGGAAAAAATAAAGTACCACTTATCTCTCCATCAGGCACGAGTACTACAGTAACCGTTACGGATAAGGGTAAACTAAATGAGTTTGCTTTCCGCACAGCGTTTATTGACCCATTTCAAGGAACAGTAGCAGCAAATTTTGCCGCTAATGAGCTAAAGGTTAAAAACGTAGCGATTTACGCAGATAACAGTAGTGATTATGCGAAAGGCTTAGCAGCTTCCTTTAAGAAGGATTTTGAAGCTGCAGGCGGAAAAATTGTTGCACAGGAATCTTATGTTGCTAAAGATACAGATTTCCGTTCTACATTAACAAGTCTTAAATCTAAAAATCCAGATTTCATCTTTATCCCTGGTTATTACGAGGAAGTTGGTCTTATCGTTAAGCAAGCTCGTGAAATGGGGATTACAGTACCATTGATGGGAGCAGATGGATGGGATTCACCGGATATTGTTGATTTAGCAGGGGCAGATGCATTAAATAACACATATATTATCACTGCTTATTCTTCAGAGGATCCAGATGGTAAAGCTAAAGCCTTCTCAGATAAGTTTAATGAAAAATACGGGGAAGCCCCTAACTCCTTCCACGCTTTAGGCTATGACACTGTTTATCTATTAAAAGATGCAATTGAGAGAGCAGATTCAACAGATGGAACAAAAATTAAAGAGGCATTAGAAGCAACAGATAATCTAGATCTTGTAACGGGACTTTACTCGATGGATGAAAATCACCACCCAGTAAAATCAGCAACCATTATAGAGTTCGTAGATGGAGAGCAAGTGTTTAATACAAAGGTTAATCCATAA
- the pepF gene encoding oligoendopeptidase F, which produces MVQSLPKRSEVKIEETWNLKDLFASEKEYKDAYAEIEKNVPVFVEKYKGKLDSANVIIDALEEYQSLYMKFSLLGSYARLAITEDQSNTEAQMRAGQFSSLAGKVASQTSFVDSELLEMPTELLEEAAKLDSSYENYLVKLLERKKYTLHPEVEKVLAAYSPTFDAPYNLYETTKLLDISFPDFEVNGKPYPLSYVSFENDWEAETDTVLRRAAFEAFSSKLKEYQHTTAKTYDIALQQEKTTADLRGYDSVFEYLLFDQEVDRSLYNRQIDLITKELAPHMRKYAKLLQKVHGLDKMTFADLKIALDPNYEPTITIEESKKYINESLSVMGDKYLEMVDRSYKERWVDFAQNEGKSTGAFCSSPYGSHPYILISWSSRMNEVFVLAHELGHAGHFYFAHQEQNLFNSRPSLYFIEAPSTMNEMLVANHLLKSSDDPKFKRWVISSIVARTYYHNFVTHLLEAAYQRKVYERVDQGQNVNAEILNAYKREVLEEFWGDSVEITDGAELTWMRQPHYYMGLYPYTYSAGLTISTQVAKRILNEGQPAVDEWLEVLKAGGTKSPVELAKMAGVDITTDEPLRDTIAYIGSLVDELESLTEEIDSK; this is translated from the coding sequence ATGGTACAAAGTTTACCAAAAAGATCAGAGGTTAAAATAGAAGAAACTTGGAACTTAAAGGATTTATTTGCTTCGGAAAAGGAATATAAAGATGCTTACGCAGAAATAGAGAAAAATGTCCCTGTATTCGTTGAAAAGTATAAAGGGAAATTAGATAGCGCTAATGTCATCATTGATGCTTTGGAGGAATACCAGTCTCTTTATATGAAATTTAGTTTGTTAGGTAGCTATGCAAGATTAGCGATTACGGAAGACCAGTCAAATACGGAAGCACAAATGAGAGCCGGTCAATTTAGTTCATTAGCTGGCAAGGTTGCTAGCCAAACATCTTTTGTTGACAGCGAACTATTAGAAATGCCCACAGAGTTACTTGAGGAAGCAGCAAAACTGGATTCTTCTTACGAAAACTATTTAGTGAAGTTACTAGAAAGAAAGAAATATACGCTTCACCCAGAAGTGGAAAAGGTATTAGCTGCCTACTCTCCAACATTTGATGCACCTTATAATTTATATGAAACAACTAAATTATTGGATATTTCTTTTCCTGACTTTGAGGTAAACGGAAAACCATATCCATTAAGCTACGTTTCCTTTGAAAATGATTGGGAAGCTGAAACAGATACAGTTCTTCGAAGAGCAGCATTTGAAGCTTTTTCATCTAAATTGAAGGAATATCAGCATACCACTGCAAAAACGTATGACATTGCGCTTCAACAAGAAAAAACAACGGCTGACCTGCGAGGATACGATTCGGTATTCGAATATTTATTGTTCGACCAAGAAGTCGATCGATCTTTATATAACCGTCAAATAGATCTAATCACAAAAGAATTAGCACCACATATGAGGAAATATGCAAAATTACTTCAAAAGGTACATGGCTTAGATAAGATGACCTTCGCTGATTTAAAGATTGCCCTAGATCCAAACTATGAGCCGACTATTACAATAGAAGAGTCCAAGAAGTATATTAATGAATCATTATCAGTAATGGGTGATAAGTATTTAGAAATGGTTGATCGCTCTTATAAGGAACGCTGGGTAGACTTTGCACAAAATGAAGGAAAATCCACGGGCGCTTTCTGTTCTAGTCCATATGGTAGTCACCCATACATTTTAATATCCTGGTCGAGTCGAATGAATGAAGTATTTGTTCTCGCTCACGAGCTTGGTCATGCGGGTCATTTCTATTTTGCACACCAAGAACAAAATCTATTTAATTCTCGTCCATCTTTATATTTTATCGAGGCGCCTTCCACAATGAATGAAATGTTAGTTGCCAATCATCTTTTGAAAAGTTCGGATGACCCTAAATTTAAACGTTGGGTAATATCTTCCATTGTTGCTAGAACCTATTATCATAACTTTGTTACTCATTTACTAGAAGCAGCTTATCAACGTAAAGTTTATGAGCGTGTAGATCAAGGGCAAAATGTAAATGCTGAAATTTTAAATGCATACAAGCGAGAGGTTTTAGAAGAATTCTGGGGAGATTCTGTGGAAATAACAGATGGAGCAGAGCTTACTTGGATGAGACAGCCACATTACTATATGGGATTATATCCATACACATATAGTGCAGGTTTAACCATCTCCACGCAGGTTGCTAAACGTATACTAAACGAAGGACAGCCGGCAGTAGACGAATGGTTAGAAGTATTAAAGGCTGGTGGAACTAAATCGCCAGTAGAATTAGCTAAAATGGCTGGTGTGGACATTACAACTGATGAACCACTCCGAGATACAATTGCATATATTGGTTCACTTGTTGATGAACTTGAAAGCTTAACAGAGGAAATTGACAGCAAGTAA
- a CDS encoding MFS transporter produces MKKFTKEENSWALYDWGSSAYSIIITTAIFPIFYKGSATAAGIDTADSTVYLSYTIAIFTFILAMIGPILGTIADYKGFKKKFFYFFFFLGVTATALLAFIPYDKWYLFLICYTFAALGATGANVFYDGFIVDVTTNERMSRVSSRGYGLGYIGSAIPFLISIVIILLASNNIIPISDITASRIAFLITAAWWIIFAIPMFKNVKQIHYIEREKNPITQSFKRLGKTVKEIRQYRALFLFLIAYFFYIDGVGTIISMSTAYGTDLGLKSTDLIIVLFVTQVVAAPFAILYGRLAVRFSEKKMLYVGIIVYTIVCTYAFFLETITDFWILAMLVATSQGGIQALSRSYFGKLIPKENSNEFFGFYNIFGKFASIMGPLLIGFTTQVTGNSSYGVFSLIILFIIGIIVLTQVPEPEEAPKPVPVDAV; encoded by the coding sequence ATGAAAAAGTTTACAAAGGAAGAAAATAGTTGGGCTCTCTACGACTGGGGTAGCTCCGCATATTCCATCATAATTACTACTGCAATTTTTCCTATTTTTTATAAAGGGTCAGCTACTGCTGCTGGCATTGATACAGCTGATTCAACGGTTTACCTTAGTTATACGATTGCGATTTTTACGTTTATATTAGCAATGATCGGACCAATCCTTGGTACCATCGCCGATTACAAAGGCTTTAAAAAGAAATTTTTCTATTTCTTTTTCTTTTTAGGAGTAACAGCAACTGCATTGCTTGCCTTTATCCCCTATGACAAATGGTATCTATTTTTAATTTGCTATACTTTTGCTGCTCTTGGTGCAACTGGAGCTAACGTTTTCTATGATGGCTTCATTGTTGACGTCACCACTAACGAGCGAATGTCTCGAGTATCATCTAGAGGTTACGGTCTTGGATATATAGGTAGTGCTATCCCATTTTTAATCAGTATAGTCATCATTCTTTTGGCCAGCAATAATATCATTCCTATTTCAGATATCACAGCAAGCCGCATTGCTTTCCTTATCACCGCAGCTTGGTGGATTATATTCGCTATTCCGATGTTTAAAAATGTAAAACAGATTCATTATATCGAGCGAGAAAAAAATCCAATTACACAAAGTTTTAAACGACTTGGAAAAACGGTTAAGGAGATTCGTCAGTACCGGGCATTGTTTCTATTTTTAATAGCATATTTCTTTTACATTGACGGTGTAGGAACCATTATTTCAATGTCTACTGCCTACGGTACGGACCTAGGCTTAAAATCTACTGATTTAATCATTGTTCTATTTGTTACCCAGGTAGTCGCAGCTCCATTTGCAATTCTATATGGTAGGCTGGCGGTTAGATTTTCTGAAAAGAAAATGTTATATGTAGGGATTATCGTCTATACAATTGTATGTACGTATGCATTTTTCTTAGAAACTATCACTGATTTTTGGATTTTAGCTATGCTAGTAGCAACCTCTCAAGGTGGGATCCAAGCATTAAGTAGATCGTATTTCGGCAAGCTAATACCAAAAGAAAATTCTAACGAGTTTTTTGGGTTCTATAATATTTTCGGTAAATTTGCTTCCATAATGGGACCTTTATTAATTGGATTTACTACACAAGTTACAGGGAATTCCTCTTACGGTGTATTTAGCTTAATCATCTTATTTATTATTGGAATAATAGTTTTGACACAAGTACCAGAACCAGAAGAAGCACCAAAGCCTGTACCAGTTGATGCTGTCTAA
- a CDS encoding sugar O-acetyltransferase encodes MKSEKEKMLSGELYNPADTELVRDREEARRKVRIYNETIESEGEKRRELLMDLLGSTGKLVYMEPTIRFDYGYNTHVGDNFFANFDFIILDVCEVRFGDNCMLGPSVQIYTATHPLHPGERNSGREYGKPVTIGNNVWIGGHAVINPGVNIGDNAIIAAGAVVVKDVPANVVVGGNPAKVIKEIEI; translated from the coding sequence ATGAAATCTGAAAAAGAAAAAATGCTGTCCGGTGAATTGTATAATCCAGCAGATACCGAATTAGTTAGAGACAGGGAAGAGGCAAGGAGAAAGGTAAGAATTTATAATGAGACTATTGAAAGTGAAGGGGAAAAACGCCGTGAACTACTAATGGACTTATTAGGTTCTACAGGGAAATTAGTTTATATGGAGCCAACGATTAGATTTGATTATGGCTATAATACGCATGTTGGTGACAACTTTTTTGCGAATTTTGATTTTATCATATTGGATGTTTGTGAAGTTCGCTTTGGGGATAATTGCATGCTTGGACCAAGTGTGCAAATTTATACAGCCACACATCCTCTGCATCCAGGAGAACGTAATTCCGGCAGAGAGTATGGAAAACCTGTCACAATTGGAAATAATGTTTGGATAGGGGGACATGCAGTTATCAATCCAGGAGTCAATATTGGAGATAATGCTATTATTGCAGCTGGTGCTGTCGTTGTAAAAGATGTGCCTGCGAATGTGGTGGTAGGCGGTAATCCGGCAAAAGTAATTAAAGAAATTGAAATATAA
- a CDS encoding PaaI family thioesterase, whose protein sequence is MTEHKIAIQDEYPDDFAWCYGCGRLNEEGYHLKTYWNGDQTETIYQPREEHTAIPGFVYGGLIGALVDCHGTGSASLALHRKNGFEPGSGEAPPRFVTGSLHVDFLKPTPQKVELKAIGTVEEIHPKKWKVTSEVFAGDVLCAKGEVIAVVMPATFAK, encoded by the coding sequence ATGACAGAACACAAAATTGCTATACAGGATGAATATCCGGATGATTTTGCTTGGTGTTATGGATGTGGTCGTTTAAATGAAGAGGGGTATCATTTAAAGACATATTGGAATGGAGATCAAACAGAAACAATTTATCAACCTAGAGAAGAGCATACTGCAATTCCTGGCTTTGTGTATGGTGGATTAATAGGGGCTTTGGTAGATTGTCACGGGACCGGCTCAGCATCACTTGCTCTTCACCGAAAAAATGGATTTGAGCCTGGCAGTGGTGAGGCACCTCCACGATTTGTGACGGGTTCACTGCATGTGGATTTTCTGAAACCAACACCACAAAAAGTTGAACTAAAGGCTATCGGTACGGTGGAAGAAATACATCCGAAAAAGTGGAAGGTGACTTCTGAGGTGTTTGCTGGAGACGTCCTTTGTGCTAAAGGGGAAGTAATCGCTGTTGTCATGCCTGCTACTTTTGCGAAATAA
- a CDS encoding carbon-nitrogen family hydrolase: MKIACVQLDIAFGNPKENFENVEKKIREAAKQEAKLIILPEMWNTGYDLTRLEEIADKEGNDTKKLLAKLAKELHIHIIGGSVSTKKDSHFYNTMYIVNDSGDIITEYDKAHLFKLMDEHLYLKAGNKKNLFEIENIKMAGVICYDLRFPEWFRAHSLLGAKVIFVPAQWPAARIDHWKILLQARAIENQCYIVAVNRVGKDPNNEFNGNSMVIAPWGEIVWLGNEEETTGLVDIDLNLVEEVRGRIPVFQDRRESLYK, from the coding sequence ATGAAAATTGCTTGTGTTCAGTTAGATATAGCATTTGGTAATCCTAAAGAAAATTTTGAAAACGTTGAAAAGAAGATTAGAGAGGCTGCAAAGCAAGAAGCTAAACTAATCATTTTACCGGAAATGTGGAACACGGGATATGATTTGACTAGATTAGAAGAAATAGCTGATAAAGAGGGGAATGACACAAAGAAATTATTAGCCAAGCTAGCGAAGGAATTACATATTCACATTATCGGTGGCTCTGTCTCTACAAAAAAGGATTCTCATTTTTATAATACGATGTATATTGTAAATGATTCTGGAGATATCATAACAGAGTATGATAAGGCCCACTTATTTAAGCTAATGGATGAACATTTGTATTTAAAAGCAGGAAACAAGAAAAACTTATTCGAAATCGAGAATATAAAGATGGCAGGTGTTATATGCTATGATCTTCGCTTTCCTGAATGGTTTCGGGCTCACTCTTTACTAGGAGCCAAGGTAATATTTGTTCCTGCACAGTGGCCAGCAGCCCGGATTGATCATTGGAAAATTCTTCTGCAGGCAAGAGCAATCGAAAATCAATGCTATATAGTGGCAGTAAATCGAGTAGGAAAAGACCCGAACAATGAATTTAATGGTAACTCGATGGTGATTGCCCCTTGGGGAGAAATAGTATGGTTAGGTAATGAGGAGGAAACTACCGGTCTAGTAGATATTGATTTAAATCTTGTAGAAGAAGTAAGAGGTAGAATTCCGGTTTTTCAAGATAGGAGAGAATCATTATATAAATAA
- a CDS encoding pyridoxal phosphate-dependent aminotransferase, whose translation MEFSDRIKNLPPQFFATLVQKVSKAVAEGRDVINLGQGNPDQPTPDHIVKALSSAAKNPQSHKYSPFRGINELKQAAVDFYSREYNVNLDPDTEVAILFGTKIGLVELPLALMNDNELMLLPDPGYPDYLSGIGLANVQFETMPLLEENCFLPDYEQLSTEQKEAAKLMYLNYPNNPTGASATSEFFQETVDLAKENGIAVVHDFAYGGIGFDGKKPVSFLEAKGAKEIGIEMYTLSKTYNMAGWRVGFAVGNSKIIESINIIQDHLFVSLFPAVQTAAAEALNGSQECVDELVALYEKRRNIFIEACRKIGWNVKAPEGSFFAWLPVPNGYTSEEFADLLLEKADVAVAAGNGFGKHGEGYVRVGLLVDEDRLVEAVERIEKLQLF comes from the coding sequence ATGGAATTTTCTGATCGTATAAAAAATCTCCCTCCCCAGTTTTTTGCAACACTAGTACAAAAAGTCTCGAAAGCTGTGGCAGAAGGAAGAGATGTGATAAATCTTGGACAAGGTAATCCCGACCAGCCCACACCGGATCATATTGTAAAAGCATTATCAAGTGCTGCTAAAAACCCTCAATCTCATAAATATTCTCCATTCAGAGGAATAAATGAGTTGAAGCAAGCAGCAGTAGATTTTTATTCGCGCGAATACAACGTAAATTTGGATCCTGATACAGAAGTCGCTATTTTATTTGGAACTAAAATTGGTTTGGTTGAACTACCTTTAGCTTTGATGAATGATAACGAGTTAATGCTTCTTCCAGACCCTGGTTATCCAGATTACTTATCAGGTATTGGGCTAGCCAATGTACAATTTGAAACAATGCCCCTGTTAGAGGAAAATTGTTTTCTTCCAGATTACGAGCAGCTTTCTACAGAACAAAAAGAAGCTGCAAAACTGATGTATTTGAATTATCCAAATAACCCAACTGGAGCTTCTGCCACTTCAGAATTTTTTCAAGAAACGGTAGATTTAGCGAAGGAAAATGGTATAGCCGTTGTACATGACTTTGCGTATGGAGGTATTGGGTTTGATGGAAAGAAACCAGTTAGCTTTTTAGAAGCAAAAGGCGCAAAGGAAATCGGCATTGAAATGTATACACTCTCTAAAACCTATAATATGGCTGGATGGCGTGTGGGTTTTGCAGTCGGTAATTCTAAAATCATTGAATCTATTAATATTATACAAGATCATCTTTTTGTCAGTCTCTTTCCTGCGGTTCAGACTGCAGCAGCCGAAGCATTAAATGGCTCTCAAGAATGTGTGGATGAATTAGTAGCACTTTATGAAAAAAGAAGAAACATTTTCATAGAGGCATGTAGAAAAATTGGTTGGAACGTAAAAGCTCCAGAAGGCTCTTTCTTCGCTTGGCTTCCAGTTCCAAATGGCTATACTAGCGAGGAATTTGCAGACCTTCTTTTAGAAAAAGCTGATGTTGCAGTCGCTGCTGGAAACGGCTTCGGTAAGCATGGAGAAGGTTATGTACGGGTGGGGCTATTAGTTGATGAGGATCGACTCGTCGAAGCCGTAGAAAGAATAGAAAAGCTACAGCTTTTTTAA
- a CDS encoding IS3 family transposase (programmed frameshift): MKQKRYNQEFKQTIVELHRSGTPVSNLSSEYGISEVTIYKWIKTHSPIENSGGLTPSQIAEIQKENLRLQQEVDIPKKGYDHIRKKVTDQEIIDHIEKEKEHFPIQLMCDVLKVPRSTYYQSFHKVKSSYAMENEAVLARIQTIHAESKGRYGAPKIHYLLTQEKVDFSLNRVQRIMKKAGIRSTIVKKYRPTSSTGQVVERENLLEQNFETTTINEKWVADITYIHTLRDGWCYLASVLDLHTKKIVGYSFSKSMTTELVLQALANAIDVQQPEEGLILHTDLGSQYTSEDFEKAVKEAKFKQSFSRKGCPYDNACIESFHAILKKEEVYQSSYINFETARLTLFHYIESWYNRKRIHGAINYLTPQQLEDLCRKEAV; the protein is encoded by the exons ATGAAACAAAAACGGTATAACCAAGAATTTAAACAAACAATTGTCGAACTCCACAGATCTGGTACACCTGTGAGTAATCTCAGTAGCGAATATGGTATTTCTGAAGTAACTATTTATAAATGGATTAAAACACATTCCCCAATCGAAAACAGTGGGGGTTTAACACCGTCACAAATCGCAGAAATCCAAAAGGAAAACCTTCGGCTTCAACAGGAGGTAGACATCC CTAAAAAAGGCTATGACCATATTCGCAAGAAAGTAACAGACCAAGAGATTATTGACCATATCGAAAAGGAGAAAGAACACTTTCCTATCCAATTGATGTGTGATGTGCTAAAAGTGCCAAGAAGTACGTATTACCAGTCGTTCCATAAAGTAAAATCTTCGTATGCCATGGAAAACGAAGCGGTTTTAGCACGCATACAAACTATACATGCGGAGAGTAAAGGTCGCTATGGTGCACCAAAAATTCATTATCTGTTAACCCAAGAAAAGGTCGATTTCAGCTTAAATCGAGTGCAGCGAATCATGAAAAAGGCTGGAATTCGATCAACGATCGTGAAGAAGTACCGACCAACTTCCTCCACTGGACAAGTGGTGGAACGTGAAAACCTGTTAGAACAAAATTTTGAAACGACGACCATTAATGAAAAATGGGTTGCAGATATTACGTATATTCATACATTAAGAGACGGCTGGTGTTATTTAGCTTCCGTCCTAGATTTACACACGAAAAAAATTGTTGGCTATTCCTTTTCCAAATCGATGACAACAGAACTTGTTTTACAAGCTTTAGCGAACGCAATCGATGTTCAACAACCAGAAGAAGGACTAATCTTACATACCGATTTAGGCAGCCAGTATACTAGTGAAGACTTTGAAAAAGCAGTGAAAGAAGCAAAATTCAAACAATCTTTCAGTCGTAAAGGATGCCCATATGACAATGCATGTATCGAGTCTTTTCATGCGATTTTGAAAAAAGAAGAGGTATATCAATCTAGTTATATCAATTTTGAAACAGCCCGATTGACCCTATTCCATTATATCGAGTCGTGGTACAACCGAAAACGAATTCATGGAGCTATTAACTATCTAACACCTCAACAATTAGAGGACTTATGCCGAAAAGAAGCGGTTTGA